Part of the Triticum aestivum cultivar Chinese Spring chromosome 4D, IWGSC CS RefSeq v2.1, whole genome shotgun sequence genome is shown below.
CCACACGCCCACGGCGTTGGTGACCGCAAACGCGAACTCGTGCGCCTTGCCGTCTAGCAGCTTGCCAAGGAAAGGCGTGAGCTCGATGTCGTACGTGGGGAGGTTGAAGGAGCCGATGGGGGCGATTGGCCTCCATAGGAGGGGGTGGATGCCGCCGGGGTAGATGACGGGGAACGGGCACACGGAGCCGGCGAGGACAGCGTCGACGCGAGCGGTGACCTCGCGGAACGGGCCGTTCTGGTACCCGGGCTGGTTCTTGTACCATAACTCGTCGTCTTCGTGGAACGAGAAGTAGAGTTCGAGGACCGCGCGGTAGGTGTTGGATGGCAGCGCGACGCTCTTGGATGCGACGTCGGCGGCGCTCTGAATCGGGAACCACAGCCCGCCGTTCAGAGGGAGGGGTCGCGACATCGGGACGATGAGGTCGGCGGGAGCCATGGCGGGCGGCGGCTTGGTCGTCGGCGTGCGGCGGATGTAGAGGTGAAGCGTGACGTTGGCATGGTACACGCCGGTGAGCGTGGCGTTGACGAGGTTGCCGAGGTAGACGGCGAAGGTGGagttgccggcggcggcgaggagggacGCGTACTTGGTGACGTCCTTGGAGACGGACCAGACGATGCCgttgggcggcggcgcggcggtgcTGCCGCGGAGGAGCTCGGCGCCGCCGAGCCAGACGCCGAAGATCCTGTCGAGCTGGGGTCCCCGGCAGGCGGCGCGCCACTCGAGCACCGCGAGGGAGATGGCCGAGGCGCGGCCGCCCGCCTTGAGGAGGCAGCGCGGCGGGGAgtaggcggcggtggcggggggcTTGTCGAAGGTGGAGCCGAAGGAGGCGGACATCAGGAGCGTGGAGCACCGGCGGCCGGAGCCGCCGCGTGGCGGGCGGTCCACCTCGAAGAAGGCGGTCGGCCGCGACGCCGACGCGTTGGCTGGGGATTTGCGTAGGCTCCGAGGTGAGGCGACGGTGGCTGGGATCATCAAacagaggaggagggcgaggcggaCGCATGGCACGGCCATGGTTCACAGCTTGAGATTAGAGCGGAGGCAGTCTGCTGCGTTGCTACGTACGCGCGCCAGGGCGGCTTaaaactaggaggaggaggaggactgcgAGGACAACCCGGTCAACCTCGAGGATAAGGCCATTGAAAGGAACGGTGACAGTGTGGTGTTTGGATCTCATCAGAAATGTTCCATGCTTCTTGGGTACAGGACGAGCATGCTACTATGCCAACTGCCAAGGACTGACGAGATGGccggcacatgcatgcatgcatgcatgcaggtcaGGTCGGCTTGCATTACAGGATACAGCTTGCTCCATTTCGATCTGCAAATTGCATTGGCCGGAAGTCCAGTTTGGCGTGAATGCACTAGCACGGAGCACATAATCGACGTGCGTCGACCCCCACCGCACACGGAGAGCCACCGAAATTATCCAACTCCTCGGTCATACTCGTCAGCTCATGGCCACGGCCTGACTTTACCACATAAATTTACTCGAATAAGTAGTCCAAAAACTTGTTAGTATATGTTGTGTTTTCATTAGTTTTCTagaacagttttgctagaactcatctagatgagatataatttggtctcattcacctttttaTAGTCATTGGATATGAtactataagatgcgtgtgtgctgacgtgggttgtatctgttcttattttcaaagtgaatgagaccaaattatatgtCATCTAGATGGGTTCTAGGTATTCCCTTTCTAGAATGTTTGTATAAGCTGTGCTTTAAAAGTCTTTTTTAGAACATGCCTTGTAAAGCACTATGTgataagaaaattaaaaaaaaacagcaTACTACACAACATTGATAGAAACTAGTCATAAGGGCCAAAGAGATTGTTGTAGTTCCTTTTAAACCTTTAAAACCTTGAACAATGTACCATTTGCCAGCACTATTTCTGAAAGTGAGATATAGATCATCATGGGCCAATGTCCTCTTTTGCTTGTCCAATTTTATCGTGGAGAATTCGTCTTGTGAAGAGTTTTTTTAGCCTATAGTAGGCTCATTGTGGGTCTCAGTATGTAGCGAGGTCGAAGAATAAGTTCTTAACACACATCAGACTTTTGGCGTTGGTGTACGCCGCGGGAGCCGGCGTGGGTCCGACGGGGTTGGAAAGACAATCGTGCCTTTTTTATGAAGGGGTACGGGATGATCTGAGCCGTCGAAGTGTCTAGGGGGATTGTACCGAAGAAGAAGTGTACATATATATATGTTGTAATCACTTGTACCACGAACAGTTGTACACTTGTATCAGCTGCTATAACCCTTTGCCCCTTGAAAAATTGCTTTCATAGGCTGGTTACATAGATATCAACCGCTAGGTTTGTTGTTGGATAGAGGTCAAATGCAGGACTCCCTGCATATAGCGAGTGCAAGAAATGCAGTGTTTCCTGTGTATATTAGGGTGCAAGTCCAATTCCCATTCTGATATGTTCATGTGTCATCTGTTGTA
Proteins encoded:
- the LOC123096007 gene encoding peptide-N4-(N-acetyl-beta-glucosaminyl)asparagine amidase A, which codes for MAVPCVRLALLLCLMIPATVASPRSLRKSPANASASRPTAFFEVDRPPRGGSGRRCSTLLMSASFGSTFDKPPATAAYSPPRCLLKAGGRASAISLAVLEWRAACRGPQLDRIFGVWLGGAELLRGSTAAPPPNGIVWSVSKDVTKYASLLAAAGNSTFAVYLGNLVNATLTGVYHANVTLHLYIRRTPTTKPPPAMAPADLIVPMSRPLPLNGGLWFPIQSAADVASKSVALPSNTYRAVLELYFSFHEDDELWYKNQPGYQNGPFREVTARVDAVLAGSVCPFPVIYPGGIHPLLWRPIAPIGSFNLPTYDIELTPFLGKLLDGKAHEFAFAVTNAVGVWYVGANLHLWLDPGGTSTTAGLVSYAAPPANTTSSKSDDPVDTHYHATANRLVSATGWVKSSYGNITTNATRTFALEYLLTFETLDLTIVADTGVVATDGAGGVLYSAQTHGNFPLGWVYQQNSLTVTHGLEETTVAAGQWSSAPPYQSLRITQSSLVEDEEGGGKSWGVRQTYRYNATDGCYFRNVTSSNYSVVSDHSNEFCVKGAASAEVGAVTAALLAMNLP